The following proteins come from a genomic window of Natronosalvus vescus:
- a CDS encoding DMT family transporter: MSRYRNFVLFLALAAVWGTAFVAIGAGLEYFPPVLFAAIRYDIAGVIMLAYAAYAVGDVLPRGRDQWLLVTIGSVFLIAAYHAFLFVGQQHTTAAAAAIVVSLSPVLTTGFARQLVPSDALSTVGIVGVGFGLLGVIVIAQPDPNDLLATNAVATLLVFLAAASFAFGSVLTRRIEGTMPIETMEAWSMLGGAFLMHLLSLGLREPIEPSTWLEAEALFALGYLALVASAFGFLVYFDLLERLGAVEINMVSYVAPVFAAIFGWLWLGEVIDVATVFGFALIAFGFVLVKRRALREEFGHIRSLARS, translated from the coding sequence GTGAGCAGGTACCGTAACTTCGTCCTCTTCCTGGCGCTCGCCGCCGTCTGGGGAACCGCGTTCGTGGCCATCGGCGCCGGTCTCGAGTACTTCCCCCCGGTGTTGTTTGCAGCAATCCGATACGACATCGCGGGCGTCATCATGCTCGCCTACGCGGCTTACGCCGTCGGTGACGTCCTTCCTCGAGGACGCGACCAGTGGCTGCTGGTCACCATCGGCTCGGTGTTCCTGATCGCCGCCTACCACGCGTTTCTGTTCGTCGGCCAGCAACACACCACGGCCGCCGCGGCAGCTATCGTCGTCAGCCTCTCACCAGTCCTGACGACCGGGTTCGCCCGACAGCTCGTCCCCTCCGATGCCCTCTCGACGGTGGGAATCGTCGGCGTTGGCTTCGGACTGCTCGGAGTCATCGTCATCGCTCAACCCGATCCAAACGATCTGCTGGCGACCAACGCCGTCGCCACACTGCTGGTCTTTCTGGCCGCGGCTTCCTTCGCGTTCGGGAGCGTCCTCACCCGACGAATCGAAGGCACCATGCCCATCGAAACGATGGAGGCCTGGTCGATGCTCGGCGGCGCCTTCCTCATGCACCTCCTCAGTCTCGGCCTCCGGGAACCCATCGAGCCGTCCACCTGGCTCGAGGCCGAAGCCCTCTTCGCCCTCGGCTATCTCGCCCTCGTCGCCAGCGCGTTCGGCTTCCTGGTGTACTTCGACCTGCTCGAGCGCCTGGGAGCCGTCGAGATCAACATGGTCTCCTACGTCGCGCCAGTGTTCGCCGCCATCTTCGGCTGGCTGTGGCTCGGCGAAGTGATCGACGTCGCAACGGTGTTCGGGTTTGCCCTCATCGCGTTCGGGTTCGTGCTGGTCAAACGCCGAGCGCTCAGGGAGGAGTTTGGGCACATCCGGTCGCTGGCCAGGAGTTAA
- a CDS encoding nucleoside phosphorylase, with amino-acid sequence MTGDSEDPNADVQYHLEVGADDVADTVLLPGNPERVEKIVAHWDDHEERAHHREYRTATGAYDGTPISVTSTGIGGPSAAIALEELARVGCETFIRVGSCGAIQPEMDVGDLVITTGGVRQEGTSDEYVREDYPATADYEVVSALVAAAERLGYDYHTGITMSADSFYAGQGRPGFEGFEAAGADDLVDELTAANVANIEMEASAILTIANVYGLRAGAICSVYANRITGEFRTEGESRAAETASLATHLLAKMDAVKREAGVDRWHAGLSLE; translated from the coding sequence ATGACCGGCGACAGCGAAGATCCGAACGCCGACGTACAGTACCACCTCGAGGTCGGGGCCGACGACGTGGCCGACACCGTGCTCCTCCCGGGGAATCCCGAACGCGTCGAGAAGATCGTCGCCCACTGGGACGACCACGAGGAACGCGCACACCACCGCGAGTACCGGACGGCAACGGGCGCATACGACGGGACGCCGATCTCGGTCACCTCGACGGGGATCGGAGGCCCCTCCGCCGCCATCGCGCTCGAAGAACTCGCCCGCGTCGGCTGTGAGACGTTCATCCGGGTCGGCTCCTGCGGGGCGATCCAACCCGAGATGGACGTCGGCGACCTCGTGATCACCACCGGCGGGGTTCGCCAGGAGGGCACCAGCGACGAGTACGTCCGCGAGGACTACCCGGCGACGGCCGACTACGAGGTCGTGAGCGCACTCGTCGCCGCGGCCGAACGGCTGGGCTACGACTACCACACGGGGATCACGATGAGCGCCGACTCCTTCTACGCCGGCCAGGGCCGACCCGGATTCGAGGGATTCGAGGCTGCCGGTGCAGACGACCTGGTCGACGAACTCACCGCGGCCAACGTCGCGAACATCGAGATGGAAGCCAGCGCCATCCTCACCATCGCGAACGTCTACGGCCTCCGCGCCGGGGCCATCTGTTCCGTCTACGCCAACCGCATCACCGGCGAGTTCCGCACCGAAGGGGAGTCTCGAGCCGCCGAAACAGCCTCGCTGGCGACCCACCTGCTGGCGAAGATGGACGCCGTCAAACGCGAGGCGGGCGTCGACCGCTGGCACGCAGGACTCAGCCTCGAGTGA
- a CDS encoding DUF488 family protein, which produces MGRDQSAEDSSESGHRTSSASDQSGSSPGEQRGPDDDTAPGALTDTYAAAIQHDLVDLEPETTLIGVVRQPPPWFHAAVEENVRELGPPSSLLEETKTAEEELKMQGLCAEGAHNAAWEQVDFVSRYRTHLETDADAQDALTRLRERLESGESIALVCFENTNKKCCHRTVLREVLEGE; this is translated from the coding sequence ATGGGCAGGGATCAGTCCGCAGAGGACTCGAGCGAGTCGGGACACCGAACCTCGAGCGCCAGTGATCAGAGCGGCTCGAGCCCCGGGGAACAGCGAGGGCCGGATGATGACACAGCGCCGGGGGCGCTCACGGACACCTACGCCGCTGCCATCCAGCACGATCTGGTCGACCTCGAGCCCGAGACGACGCTCATCGGCGTCGTCCGACAACCCCCACCGTGGTTTCACGCCGCTGTCGAGGAGAACGTGCGGGAACTCGGGCCACCGTCGTCGTTGCTCGAGGAGACGAAAACAGCCGAGGAGGAGTTGAAGATGCAGGGGCTGTGTGCGGAAGGAGCCCACAACGCCGCCTGGGAGCAGGTAGACTTCGTGAGTCGATATCGAACTCACCTCGAGACCGACGCGGACGCCCAGGATGCACTCACGAGATTACGGGAGCGACTCGAGAGCGGCGAATCGATCGCGCTGGTGTGTTTCGAGAACACGAACAAAAAGTGCTGTCACCGGACGGTGCTTCGGGAGGTACTCGAGGGAGAGTAG